The Bosea sp. 685 DNA window GTGGCGATGCGCACGAACCTAACTCCGACTCAGAAGAGCGTGAGGATAAGCGACAGGTGCGCCGCGCTGGCAAGCCCGTTCAGTCTGATCGCGCACATGGCCTGCCTGGCTCCGGACATGAAAAACCTCCGCGCATTGCTGCGCGGAGGTTGTCGTATTCGCTCGTCAGGCGATGTCAGGGGCAAACGCTATCAGGGGCAGGAGCGAACGACGCCGCCCGTGCCGATATAGGTGCCGGTCTCGGGGTCGTAGCTGCGGAAGCGGCGCGAGCAATAGGCGACCGCGTCGGGACCTGCGCCCGCGTAAACCGGGGCGCCATAAACCGGTCCGCCATAGATCGGAGCCGGCTCGGCATAGACCGGGCCGGGCGCGAGCAGCGCGCCCGCAGCCAGTGCGCCGATGGCGCCTGCTGCGATGCCGGCGCCGATGGCCCCGCCGCGTCCACCGCGATACCCGCCACGGTAGCCATAGCGCCCGCCACGATATCCGCCGCGGTAGCCGCCATAGCGGCGATACTGCACGGTCTCGACGAGACCCTTGCCGCTATCGGCTAGCGTC harbors:
- a CDS encoding BA14K family protein, with the protein product MIKTLTIAAALVGGALIAAPASAAPLSATAGSALTLADSGKGLVETVQYRRYGGYRGGYRGGRYGYRGGYRGGRGGAIGAGIAAGAIGALAAGALLAPGPVYAEPAPIYGGPVYGAPVYAGAGPDAVAYCSRRFRSYDPETGTYIGTGGVVRSCP